In Oryza sativa Japonica Group chromosome 1, ASM3414082v1, the genomic stretch GGATGTGAGATATTAACTATCATCAGAACTAGTgcatatttttcaaaatatctCTCATCTAGCCTATCATAATAGAAGAGATTAACTATCATCAGAACTAGTGCATATTTGTCAAAAATATGCAAAATATCTCTCATCTAGCCTATTATAATAGAAGATGTTATGCAAAGAATATGAAAGGTCGTTTCAGTTCAATAAACTGTATGCTGAACCGTGTAGTAtgtttctagttttttttttcaataaagtaatttaaaaagagaggaaaaaaacgATTGCATAGCGCATGTGTCACGCGCTTGGGCTGCTAGTATGGCGGATGCTCCTCAGGGCTTAGAGGGAATTCATCAAATCAATTCATAAGTAAGTTGTTTTAGGGATTGCTACGTGCACATATACCACGCACGCCGTGCTGCCAACTAGCACACGAGCTCACTCGTGCTCTTCGTGTGCCTCCACTTTGGCACGCCTGGATGGCGCCGTGGCCACCAATTGAGGAGCAGCGTGCCGGCTTGGCTCCCCGGTATGGGACTAAACCCAAGCAACAACCGTTTAAATGTCCCTTTGTATTCGGAAAAAGTACACTAgaggtccctgaacttgtcacCGAGATACGAAAACATCCTTGAACCGTAATACCAGACATCCTAGGTCCCCTAACTTTACAAAACCGgacaccggaggtccctcggcggttttcaACCCGGTTTTGttcgacgtggcggctgagtcagcatgggacccacgtgggccccacatgtcagccggCCACGTCagcctctctcttccccctttctctttctctatttctctttccttcctctcgctctTTGCTCGCACTCGCAGGGACGAcgccgcggaggcggccgggaggGAGCAGCGGGGCACGCTGTCGatgcggcggcgaaggaggaggaggacgccggcggTGAAAGGCGGTGGCTGGCCCGGAGCTCGGCGGGGCGAGGCAGGAGAGGCGGCCCTATCCATGATGGGGagcatggcggcggtggcggccccATCCCCttggaggcgccgccgccgatgaggcCGAGCGTCGTATCCCTGCCCggagccgccgacgacgacgaggccgagcgCTGCCACTCcccatccgcggcggcggcccgtgGGAGGAGGACAAGGCGGCGCGGTGATGCGGGAGCAGGAGGCGGCATCTCCCCTGCCGGCCGAGCACCGCCACTCCCCATACGCTCTCCCcttgccggccgccgcgcgcctcctaCTGTCCCGCGGCCGCCGTTGTTCTTCTCCCCAGCTTActcccgcctcgccgctgcTCTTCTGGTGACCACCGCCTTCCAatccctccaccgccgccgccatctacGCTCGCTTCCTCACgtgcctccccgccgccgccgatcctgATGCCTTCTCCTTCTCGCGCGCCTTccacgagctcgccgccgccaccgccaacttctcctcctcccaccgcgGCGAGTTCTTCCTTGTCGTTCCGCTGCTCCCTCCGCGGCCACTCCGCCGCGGTGTtccgccgcccgctccgccgcgACCAGGCGCACATCACCGCCCACCTTGCCGTCCTCGGCCACTGCCACCACGAGCTCCTCCCCGACGCGTCGCTGCCACCTCCGATTTGGGTTTCCGCCGATTTGACTCACGGCAGCCTCAGCCCAGAGCGAAGAGGGcgggggaggccgccgccgccgccgctgccaccttgCTCCCCCGCCAACAGAGACAAgagtgagagggagaggaggaggaagggagagaagaggggggagAGGGATGAGGCTGACGTGCccggctgacatgtggggcccacatgggtcccacgctgactcagccgtcacgtcggataaaaccgagttaaaaaccgccgagggacctcagGTGTCCGGTTTTGTAAAGTTAGGGGACCTCGGGTGTCTGGTATTACGGTTCAAggacgttttttttttatctcggtgacaagttcagggacctccagtgtactttttcctttgtatTCTACTCGTTTGGGCCCAACGTGGTGGTCCCGCGTTCCGTCTTTGCCGTCCTGTCGGCCTGCGTGCTACTGTGGCGAACAACCATCCTGAGTTAATTAGGTCTTGGTTCTGTGTTTGTTTTTTATCTCtgagagcaaggctaataatacagaCGACTTGTTAACTATAAAGTTCTTTTAAGTCTTCTCTCAGCCcacccatataatagttagctctttacaattaatataggATCCACTTGTGTCTCTCACAGAATTTCTTGGTTCTTATGTCtaagccggctgtaagtttacagtccgcttctcctccctctcctctcttctctcctccacttcAGCATTTAGTCggtttatagcctactattatacttgctcttggTTCTTATGTCCAAGCCAGCTGTAAGTTTACAGTCcgcttctcctccctctcctctcttctctcctccatcaCAGCATTTAGTCGGCTTATAGtttactattatacttgctctgagCTTGTCTAGCCCGGCTAATGATTAGCTCGTCTAGCACGCAGGATCGAATGGTCCATCTTCGCCGATCGATCAAGATCCTTTTTTGGTTCTTGGTTGGAGTCGCGCGTATTGTAGATTTCTGTAAGcagatttgtgattttttttatctcttagtGTTCTGTGGATGGTAATTGATTTATTCGAGTTATTAAGTTGGTATTACGAATGGCGCCCGTCTTAATTTATAACAAACCTATAAAAAAAagggacaattgcttatttgaccccgttttgaaccctaactaccaatttgaccctacttttcacagtttgcttatttgaccctccttttTAAAAACGAAGCCCCCGTATGACCCTGTTCTGTTAAGGGCATCTAACGGTGTTAACTGAAGCACAAAATATCTCTTTTGCCCTTACTCATTTGACCCTAttgcatgtgggacccacccgtcagttctctcttctcctcttctcctctcctcctctcctctcttctctcttttcttctcttctcttctcttctcttctcctctccacgGATCGGCGAGAGGGCGAGCAGGCGCCGATGGGGCAGCGACTTGCGGCGACGGCATTGttagggcggcggcggtggtgctctgaggaggcggagggaggaagcggcggcagcggctgacGAAGTGGCGAGTTGCGGTGGCAGCGCACGGAGGGGGTGAGCAGCCGCGCCGGCTCGTGGAGGGAGGAAggaagtggcggcggcggcagctaggGGCGCGGAAtgagggaggtggaggcggcggcgccggcgccggcgcaggcgGGTGGAAggagggagaaggcggcggcagcggccccgACGCAGGCGCGCgggtggagggaggaggcggcagcggcggccccgGCGCAGGCGCATGggtggagagaggaggcggcgccgccgccgccggatccgctgACCGCAGCTCGAGCTCCACCCCTCGGACTCGCCGCTGCcactcctcctcgtcgtcgtcgtcagcagGGCCGATGCCAGCTCGCCATCTCGCCATTCACTGCCTCTCCTGTGGTGGATccgtggaggagaggagaagaactcgccgccgccactcctcctCTTCGTCGTGACCAAGGCCGGCGCCGGCttgccgtctccgccgccccatcagcgcagccgccgccccaTTAGAGCACCAGCACCGCcgcaaggagagagagagagtgtgtgtagAGAGAGAAATGTGGATAGGGTTGAGGGTGGATGGATAGGGTTTCCTAAGGGTATTATGGGTATTATGAATAATAgttgcatttctttttttattttaaataaaaacttAACGGACTAGTGGAAACAGGGTCAAACGGGAGCTTCGTTTTTgaaaaggagggtcaaataagcaaactttgaaaagtagggtcaaattggtagttaggaTCCAAaacggggtcaaataagcaatagCCCCTAAAAAAACAGTTTCATCTATCATAAGCTTGAAGGTGACCATAACACTGCTTGAAGATTACTAGTACATATGATCCATATCTAAAATCACTCACCCTTGTGTTCCACTTGTGTTTGGGGAGCCTGTTTTAATTATCAACGAGTGGTCCACTCATTTATTACATACTAACTAATAAAtggttatgtttttttaaaaaataatgtagATCAAATGATCAATATGTATTTCATCACTCTGCATATTACATGTTAAAATTTGACTTCTACAagtttaaaaaaacaacaaattcaACTACAGATATACTCATTTATTTAGATTCTAGAGATAAATCTGGACACATATTTATCGAGATTCATCTTTAGAATTGGATTTTTTTGACAGAGAATGTATCAAATTTGACAtttacaagttataacaaaaataataaaataagttctAAAATCTATATGTACTCTCTTCATCTTAGAAAAAAATCTATATGTTCAGAAATATCTCTAGGATTGGGTGTTTTGTTTGGGACATTTAACCAGTTAGGAGCCTTTGGGCCTGTCTAGGAGAGCTTCTaactgctgcagcttctcccagaatcaaaagctcccccaaacagtctAGCTTTTGATTCAGATCCTGAGAaactgtagttgtagaattcagaaaataaactagaagccagaagctagGAAACCCAGCtttccagattctgagaagctggctaccaaccagctgcttctcagaattttaaaCTCCACTAAACAGACGTTTTATTTCTTTTGCAAGGGTGAAGGAACAACTTACGGAAAGACACCCATCTACATTAATGATACTATTGTTTAGATTGACAGAGGTTATTAATAGCCACCCATCTAACGAGAGGTTGAAGCCCTCCTATGAATCAAGAAGAGCTTAAACATCTAAAATGGGACACACACACATCTATATCCCTATCTCCACTATTCAAAAGGTGCGTGGATGCATCGCTTGTGTTGATAATTAATGGACGAACAACACGCACGTCGATGTCGAAAGGGCGAACAGCACGACGGCCAGTAGCGGATCTACAAGTTCCCTTGACGGCTGCTGGTGTCGTAGCCTCCACAAAAAGAAGTAAATAAATTAGACAATTATTAAGTGATAATACATTGGTTAATGCGGTGGAGCCTGGGCACCTGCCTGTGGTGGCCGCCACTGAGGAACGGACGATGAGAGCAGCATGattagagcagatacaatagtagactattagccaattataaacatattttaatgatatGAAAGAtgaaagagaagagcagcggtctacagatctatagccaacTACAACACGGACTACAAGATGCAGTGTGTGTATcgcaggtgggaccatatattaatagtatagtaagtaagtaactatctatctatctatctatctatctatacctatactaattgggCACTTTTTAGGAGCTCTCACGTTAACCAGAAAAATCTGACCGTTGATTAGATTAATCTCATTATGATGACCGTAGATAAAAGATCTCACCTAATGGGCCAATTTCGAAGGCCCAATCAATCTGAATACCAATATCAATTATGTGATACGATCTCATCTCTTTTTTTAGGGATTCGGATCAGGTGAAATTGCTATTGTTACTGCAACTTTAGCAGTAGCACCTGATCTGACCATCCACGAAGCATCCGACGTCTACGAATCAACAACCCTTTAGTCCTCTCCATCTCCGGTGGGCTTCAAGAGTGGAGCGGTGGAGGCGGCACCAGAGCGTGGTCACCAACAAGACGGAGGTATCAGCGGGTGAGAAGGGTTCAAGGCCAGGAATTGTGCTGCTTAGCTTTGTTACTTGCCTGATGCTCGTGGTTTGGCGGTGATTTGGACTGGTAGCTAGGTGTAGGATCGAACGAGGAGGATGCGAGGTTGGCTTGGTCTGCTCGCAGGTTAATTACTGCCTTGGCGTTTGACAGTGACAGTGCAGATTATCACTTTATGGGAGTTCACAGAAGAACATCATGATGAAGCACGAAAAATAGAATCTGCTTGACCGGTTAAACACTGTCACAACAATGGTTTGTACGAAGGTCCCGTAGTTGTCAACTTGTCATGAAGTAAGAAGAAGCACCGAGCACTTCCATTGACATGGAGAAGAAAGAGAGCTCTACCGCTCAAGGAAGAAGATGACCTTTTGGGTGCTAGCTGGTGCAGTGGTGTGAGCCAGCcgtctgattttttttgaacggttCAGATTGGCTACTGCCAAAGTTGCAGTCTCTATAGGGACTGCACCTGATCCCGATCCTTGTTTAGATATGATAGGTTCTCATCtatatgtacgtatatactCTCTCGATTTTCATGTGTTCCTCGATTCATGCCACGACGGGACGAGCGTTGGGCCGGGCCGCGGCCATGTCGTCGATGTTGAGGCGTCGACCTCCTTGGAGTTCGCCTGTTGCTCGGTAACGCTCCGTGTCGAGAACCGCTTCAAAGCGCAATCAAGCAAAAAGAGAGGCAAAGATAGGACGCACATGACATCACGATCTCGATCGGGACCTATCCGACCAGTTTCTGGAGTCAGTCAAAGCTTCAATTGgtacttttaatttttaattagttGGTTCTTTACATGTTCCTGATCTGAAAAGTGGTTAACATGCAGAGTATCGATCTGGATTGATAACGCTCTTCGGCGGAGATGCCACAGCATGACGTTCGTCTATGCATCTAATCTAACCTGTTTTGGTGTTGCATGGCTCATGCATGTTGGCCTGGTTTGCACATACCGCAGCGGCACAGCCATCAACCATCAGTAGACGATTATTGAGCAGCACGATCTAATGCCAAAGGGCCAGACCTTCAAGTACGAAGTAAGCACGatctaatgttttttttttctaatctttACGTTTTGATGACTCTATGTACTGCTTGATTGTATCTCCTAAAGCTATGTTTCAATCAGCCTCATTCTTTCCACGCTAATTAATACTACAGCAAATATACCAACATCGGCTATTCACTTTTAGTTGTAATGTAAGTAAAGAGCAACACTCAGGAGTTATTTTACACTAACAACAATGTAATATGTGGAGATTAATCAAGTGCAGGCAGACAACGGCAATAGTTTCAGAATTGTTAAATCATGAAAAGATATAATCCGGACTCCAAAGTGAGTGCACCACGCTAATTATTAATTATGAATTTCAAAATGattaaatcattaataattaaaattaaaactaGAATCTTTGTGCAACATTTGGAATTACTGAATCATGAAAAGAAATTCAGACTCCAGACCTAATACAATTTGGTACAAATACTTATTAATTCATCTTTTTAAAAATCATGAGTATAACAATAGGACAAACTAGCAGTTACaatattcaaattttgaattgttaaaTTGAGAACCTCGAAGTaccagaatatatatatatatatatatatatatatatatatatatatatatatatatatatatatatatatatatatatatatatatatatatatatatatataatatatatatatatatatatatatatatatatatatataaaataagagcaatgctacacgtactaaatttttcttactaaacttttactaacaatcatctcaaccgtttgatttaagtagatggaagttacaaaaaatctagatgcactcatagcatgacatagcatgacacatcagtgTTAGTAAGAATAGAAAAAGTTAGTACATATAGCCTTTTCTATATAATAACCCATGCACTTCACGGTTCGGCACCATGATAAATTGAtacataatataaaaaaaattcaggtcAATAAGTTCAGGCCATTAATAGTACAAAAGATCAGTACTGATCTACATTGCACAATTTTCATCCGTAGTAGAATATCATCCAGTTAACAATGACAAAAAAACTGAGCTTTTCAAACGATATCAAAGTTCAGAACATCAAGACTAGAGAAGCAAAACTAAAACATACCTTTTTTATTAAATGCACTGGTGCTTTTTTGCAACAGAATgaattaggattttttttcaatagaaTGAGTAGCAAAACATACCCCCTATCCGGTATGTTTCAGATCACTGCAGTTCGTACAgttaaataattaaaacttattGCCTATCACAATAACATTTTtaataaactatatatataattgtaaGAGTGTTGCTCTTGACACAATAAGGTTGTAAAACAactttattaattattaattatgtaTATATGTAACTCATACCAATATAATGACTGTAGATATGTACCAAAGAATTTGTGTTAAATAAAACATCAAACTAGAAGAATTTGTGTTAAATAAAACATCAAACTAGAAGTACCAAGGATTGTTTAGTTCTAATTTTTATAGAATTTAATAATTTTAGAATTCAAAATTAATGAATATGACATCAGACCTTTAGTACTTGATtaacataattaaaaaaactaaattaataattacaaaaCATCCAATTCCATGATCacaattttaatatttattgcATCAGGTAGTAATAGCCCGTGCAACGGGTTGGCGACTagttgtatgaattggctattagatttgCTATAGGTGAATTGGAGCTAAtaatgggctatactattaaacttattaaacttgctcttagagcgGCCGAATACGTTGGGCATAGTGATACGCTACGGGAAACAATTCAAAATTTCTCTACAGATTGCTCTTCATGCTTCCAGATTCGTGAGGTagtaatagatagatagatttgtcaCACGTTCGTGAGCTTAataatctaaacatatatttgaactccagattaaaaaaaaacgaattttGAACTAGCAATTTTTCTGATATTTATATACCATTGCACCGTTTTGGTATGCGGTTTAGCTAGTTCTCGCTAAACGATCTATCACGTCCGTTTTCGTTTGATtcacctttttttcctttctcctcttttctttatTTCGTCTTCTTTCCCATCCACTATCCACCAATTGCAAGTACCCCACTAAAGTAGGATTATACTTAACCCCTAAGCAAAACCTCTGCTATAAATTTCGCCCCTCACTCACTAAGGTTTGGTCGCTCTCTTGCAGTGGCAGCGCCGCACTGCTTAGCTAGCTTTGCTCTCGTGCAGTCGTCTTCCTTCCTCTACTGGTTCTACATCTTCTACTCATCAACCAAACCCTGCAAGAGTTTTCAAGTCGTTAATTACTCTTGTTAATTAAGAGTTGTCCCCGGAGCAAATCAATCAAGTAAccaagtaattaattacttaCGTTCTCTCCGAattgataatacttatcgttttggaGCGGTATTTTGTCTGACGGATCGGAGGTGGCTGGGTGATGGAGGAGGGGAAGCGGAAGCGGGAGGAGTACTCAGACTCCGAGCAGCGCTCGCGGTCGCGcgcgcgcaggcggcggcggctggcggcgcaggcggccgcGCTGCGGTCCGAGAACGGCGCCGTGGAGGTGGccgcgcgcgaggccgtgggcCGGTGCGCCGCCGTGGACGCCGAGAACGAGCTGCTCCGCGCGCGCGAGGCCGAGCTCGCCGCGCGCCTGCGTTCTCTCATCGACCTGCAGCAGGCACAGCGCATGCATGAGGCGAcgccctcttcgccgccgccgccgccgcggccgtcgacCTCTGTCGATTTGAATCATTCGATCAAGAATAAGTAGATGGCTCAGGTTATCGATGTATCGATCGTGCCAGGGTTTGCAATTCTCATCTTGGAGGTTATTGCCACTCGCCACCCCATTTGTATGGATGATTACCGCGGTACGTAACGTAACTGCGTCTAGGGTACTGacaaaaatcaaacaaaaatttACTAATCGAAATTTCAATTCGAACGGCGAGACCAATAGGATTGGAAACGGTGACCgatcgggaaaaaaaattatatatcaagGGTGTTTGCGCAATGTGTCGATTTTATCGAGTCAAATGTTTTGAATTATCAGATATCAGGAAATTAGAAGAAAATGAAGAAACATCTACAAAAATGCGTGGGGATTTTGGATAATTATATGGAAAAATATCTCTATAACTGTAAAAGGCCACAATTATTGGCCTTTCAACACCTACCACAACGCAGCGCACGTTTCAAAAATATCGtgagaaagagaaaaaataaattatacttCAGGTACATGAACTTGCGTGACGGGTATGAATAAGTACAATAACGTCTTTTAAAAGCACACATTCaacattttacttttttttttttacaattttgaGCATCGGGGTGCTTAGATTTGGCACAAGAATAGATCCAACACCCACAACCACATTATGGAGGAGAGGGTTTGTTAGTGAGAGCCTGAGAGGACAGATGTACTCTAGTAACCCAAGCCATCCGACCCCATGATAGTGCTGCTCATCGGTCCGTTTGATCATTTGGGACCGTATATATTGAATGATAAGCGCTTTATTACCTTCTGGATTTTCATGCATTTATTCTTCTAAATACTAGAGTTTCAAAAGGATCTTTCaatgaattttgtttttttttccaaaggtCGGGACGAATCAATTAGGACGGTAGTATATTAtggtcaatattttttttataaagcttagtgtcgaaactagatttcggcaataataaaaggggtggctatcaagctggagaagtgaatgggtttggagacaaaggatttatacaggttcatgCCTTCtcattcaagaagtaataccctactcctgtccggggatgaatccgccgagtatcttattgattgtatgatttggagaaaatcaacacatgcccctagaggcacccggaccccccttatatatgggaaggagtccgtgttacaaaagataatctatatccctaacggaatatgcagatacagataaaatacagtcgtaaccgactaagtctcaaggtatttccttgatgtacaagttgagaaacaaacccgagatacaaataagatattctatctatattcggtatcctatattcagtccaaatatcatcgccgtgtagatatgggatatccataatctccacagtagcccccgagacctttgcagtcaaccatcatagccttcacaaagataataatccgagtgcttcaaacttttcatgccaaggcctgccgagtagcgaagacgaagactgtaaagggcgaaaagataaagaatatggtgcatcgaatagatgcacctaattaggtgtagcccccaactatgtgattagttaacaaactaaacatatagttgagaacaaaataatagcacaatcgtgcatcatatgacaaaagcatacaCGGCGCCTAAAGAAGCATTcttagccgactgctttttagccataattaaaaggaatccgagtggttaacactctaaaaggttcacgaatgaacacacttgacaggcatccgaatagaaaactctaaagattacccaccaaatattataaaaattatggtaatgaataagtctaatagcctaggctatgactatttaccataatgaaaacaggcatataacataccaaggaaatgactatggtaaaaacaagtcattccaagttaacccagacagcttttgtagcctaaaaaagcttacaaaaacagcataacacctttctgtcgggcaccttttaa encodes the following:
- the LOC107278562 gene encoding ocs element-binding factor 1 encodes the protein MEEGKRKREEYSDSEQRSRSRARRRRRLAAQAAALRSENGAVEVAAREAVGRCAAVDAENELLRAREAELAARLRSLIDLQQAQRMHEATPSSPPPPPRPSTSVDLNHSIKNK